Proteins encoded together in one Miscanthus floridulus cultivar M001 chromosome 16, ASM1932011v1, whole genome shotgun sequence window:
- the LOC136511656 gene encoding amino acid permease 3-like produces the protein MEVTSVELGHTAASKCYDDDGRLKRTGTMWTASAHIITAVIGSGVLSLAWAIAQLGWVAGPAVMLLFSFVTYYTSALLADCYRSGDACTGKRNYTYMDAVNANLSGIKVQLCGILQYANIVGVAIGYTIAASISMLAIKRANCFHVEGHGDPCNISSTPYMIIFGVAEIFFSQIPDFDQISWLSILAAVMSFTYSTIGLGLGIVQVVANKGIQGSLTGISVGAVTPLDKVWRSLQAFGDIAFAYSYSLILIEIQDTIQAPPPSESKVMRRATIVSVAVTTLFYMLCGCMGYAAFGDNAPGNLLTGFGFYEPFWLLDVANAAIVVHLVGAYQVYCQPLFAFVEKWAQQRWPKSRYVTGEVDVPLSLAGAAGRCYKLNLFRLSWRTAFVVATTVVSMLLPFFNDVVGLLGALGFWPLTVYFPVEMYIVQKKVPRWSTRWVCLQLLSLACLIITVASATGSVAGIISDLKVYKPFVTTY, from the exons ATGGAGGTGACCTCGGTGGAGCTCGGTCACACGGCGGCCTCTAAGTGCTATGACGACGACGGTCGCCTCAAGCGCACCG GGACGATGTGGACGGCGAGCGCGCACATTATCACGGCCGTGATAGGGTCCGGGGTGCTGTCGCTGGCGTGGGCCATCGCGCAGCTCGGCTGGGTGGCCGGCCCCGCCGTCATGCTGCTCTTCTCCTTCGTCACCTACTACACGTCGGCGCTGCTCGCCGACTGCTACCGCTCCGGCGACGCGTGCACCGGCAAGCGCAACTACACCTACATGGACGCGGTTAACGCCAATCTCA GTGGCATCAAGGTGCAGCTCTGCGGGATCCTGCAGTACGCGAACATCGTCGGAGTCGCCATCGGCTACACCATTGCCGCCTCCATTAGCATGCT GGCGATCAAGAGGGCGAACTGCTTCCACGTGGAGGGGCACGGGGACCCGTGCAATATCTCCAGCACGCCGTACATGATCATCTTCGGCGTGGCCGAGATCTTCTTCTCGCAGATCCCAGACTTCGACCAGATCTCGTGGCTCTCCATCCTCGCCGCCGTCATGTCCTTCACCTACTCCACCATCGGCCTGGGCCTGGGCATCGTCCAGGTGGTGGCCAACAAGGGCATCCAGGGCAGCCTCACGGGCATCAGCGTCGGCGCGGTCACCCCGCTCGACAAGGTGTGGCGCAGCCTGCAGGCGTTCGGCGACATCGCCTTCGCCTACTCCTACTCGCTCATCCTCATCGAGATCCAGGACACCAtccaggcgccgccgccgtccgagTCCAAGGTCATGCGCCGCGCCACCATCGTCAGCGTCGCCGTCACCACGCTCTTCTACATGCTGTGCGGGTGCATGGGCTACGCCGCGTTCGGCGACAACGCGCCCGGGAACCTCCTCACGGGCTTCGGCTTCTACGAGCCCTTCTGGCTCCTCGACGTCGCCAACGCCGCCATCGTCGTCCACCTCGTCGGCGCCTATCAGGTCTACTGCCAGCCGCTGTTCGCCTTCGTCGAGAAGTGGGCGCAGCAGCGGTGGCCCAAGTCCCGCTACGTCACCGGCGAGGTCGACGTCCCGCTCTCCCTCGCCGGGGCCGCCGGCCGGTGCTACAAGCTCAACCTGTTCCGGCTGTCGTGGCGAACGGCGTTCGTGGTGGCCACGACCGTGGTGTCCATGCTGCTGCCCTTCTTCAACGACGTGGTCGGGCTCCTGGGAGCGCTCGGCTTCTGGCCGCTCACCGTCTACTTCCCCGTGGAGATGTACATCGTGCAGAAGAAGGTGCCCAGGTGGAGCACGCGGTGGGTGTGCCTGCAGCTGCTCAGCCTCGCCTGCCTCATCATCACCGTTGCCTCCGCCACGGGCTCCGTCGCCGGAATCATCTCTGACCTCAAAGTGTACAAACCGTTCGTCACCACCTACTGA